From one uncultured Paludibacter sp. genomic stretch:
- a CDS encoding Tetratricopeptide TPR_1 repeat-containing protein, with protein sequence MKKLFLSLCAIMAISFTFAQKSNVSKAENLIMQETPDFKGAREAIKAAMQDESTKNDAKTYYIAGLIGQKENEEFVKLMMLKKDVDQMQKGKAIMESVKYFMIADSLDQLPNAKGKVKPRYTTKIKEALKDYYSQQYNLISYGATLYDNKNYENAYKTFNTYLNVPKLPMLNNELKVDSTYKMIKYYTAASASNSGNHNEAIKLYTELKSDDYQTKNVYQLLASEYLTEKDTVSYLQTLNEGFNKFKDEPWFLQNIINHYIYTNQIEKASKYLDDAIAQSPNTPQYYSVKGNIEDRLGNMEAARAAFEKALSLEPNSAEAYGGIGRIIFNQGVQILNNAINIKDNKLYQAEKEKADNLFKASMPYLKKAVELNPKDNDYKFALKQLYYRLNMQKEYDEISKEME encoded by the coding sequence ATGAAAAAATTATTTTTATCATTATGTGCAATAATGGCGATTTCTTTTACATTTGCCCAAAAATCAAATGTTTCAAAAGCCGAAAATTTGATAATGCAAGAAACTCCTGATTTCAAAGGAGCTCGTGAAGCTATCAAAGCTGCTATGCAAGATGAATCTACGAAAAACGATGCCAAAACGTATTATATTGCAGGTCTTATAGGGCAAAAAGAAAACGAGGAATTTGTAAAATTGATGATGCTCAAAAAAGACGTAGACCAAATGCAAAAAGGAAAAGCTATTATGGAATCTGTAAAATATTTTATGATAGCAGACAGTTTGGATCAATTACCTAATGCTAAAGGAAAAGTTAAACCACGCTACACAACTAAAATCAAAGAAGCGTTGAAAGATTATTATTCTCAGCAATATAATCTTATTAGTTATGGAGCCACATTGTATGACAATAAAAACTACGAAAACGCTTATAAAACTTTTAACACTTATTTGAATGTTCCTAAATTGCCTATGCTGAATAATGAACTAAAAGTAGATTCTACATATAAGATGATTAAATACTATACAGCAGCATCAGCGAGCAATTCAGGAAACCACAACGAGGCTATAAAATTATATACAGAATTAAAATCGGATGATTATCAAACAAAAAACGTATATCAATTATTGGCTAGCGAATATCTTACTGAAAAAGATACTGTAAGCTACTTACAAACATTAAATGAAGGTTTTAATAAATTCAAAGATGAACCGTGGTTTTTACAAAATATCATCAACCACTACATATATACCAATCAAATTGAGAAAGCCTCAAAATATTTGGACGATGCTATTGCTCAATCGCCTAATACTCCCCAATATTACTCCGTAAAAGGAAATATAGAAGACAGATTAGGAAATATGGAAGCAGCCCGCGCAGCATTTGAAAAAGCATTATCACTCGAACCTAATTCTGCTGAAGCTTATGGTGGTATCGGACGTATTATATTCAACCAGGGAGTTCAAATATTGAACAATGCTATCAATATTAAAGACAACAAATTATACCAAGCAGAAAAAGAAAAAGCAGATAACTTATTTAAAGCATCAATGCCTTATCTTAAAAAAGCGGTGGAATTAAACCCAAAAGACAACGATTATAAATTTGCATTGAAACAACTTTACTATCGCTTGAATATGCAAAAAGAATATGATGAAATAAGTAAAGAAATGGAATAA
- the ilvD gene encoding dihydroxyacid dehydratase (Evidence 2a : Function from experimental evidences in other organisms; PubMedId : 3315862, 3550695, 3897211, 7771772, 8325851; Product type e : enzyme), with protein MKPFSLNRERFFYKRNMNLRSLSSTQGRRMAGARALWRANGMTDKQMGKPLIAIVNSFTQFVPGHVHLHEIGQKVKSEIEKLGCFAAEFNTIAIDDGIAMGHDGMLYSLPSRDLIADSVEYMVNAHKADAMICISNCDKITPGMLMAAMRLNIPTVFVSGGPMEAGELDGKHLDLIDAMVQSADESVSDAQINRIENAACPTCGSCSGMFTANSMNCLNEAIGLALPGNGTIVATHSNREKLFMDAAKLIVENAYKYYRDGDESVLPRSIATREAFLNAMTLDIAMGGSTNTVLHILAIANEAEVDFTMDDIDALSRKTPCLCKVAPNTQKYHIQDVNRAGGILGILNELKKSNLLNTSVYRIDGLNLREALEKYDITKIEIDSNAESIYKSAPANKFNLKMGSQNSQYKTLDTDRENGCIRDMEHAYTKDGGLAILKGNIAQNGCVVKTAGVDENIWKFTGKAVVFTSQDSAIEGILKGEVVSGDVVVITHEGPKGGPGMQEMLYPTSYIKSRHLGKECALITDGRFSGGTSGLSIGHVSPEAAAGGNIGLIQDGDTIEIDIPNRSINVKLSDEELIRRRNAELARGKEAFTPKDRNRQVSKALRAYASIVSSADKGAIREI; from the coding sequence TTGAAACCTTTCTCACTTAACAGAGAAAGGTTTTTTTATAAAAGAAATATGAATCTACGTAGTTTATCAAGCACACAAGGAAGACGTATGGCAGGCGCACGTGCATTATGGCGCGCTAATGGAATGACCGATAAACAAATGGGAAAACCATTGATAGCTATTGTCAATTCGTTCACACAATTTGTTCCCGGACATGTTCATTTACATGAAATCGGACAAAAAGTGAAATCTGAAATAGAAAAACTAGGTTGTTTTGCTGCCGAATTTAACACCATTGCTATTGACGATGGTATTGCTATGGGACACGATGGTATGCTTTATTCACTTCCATCGCGGGATTTGATTGCAGACAGTGTGGAATATATGGTAAATGCACATAAAGCAGATGCGATGATTTGCATCAGTAACTGCGATAAAATCACACCCGGAATGCTTATGGCTGCAATGCGTTTAAATATCCCTACTGTCTTTGTATCAGGCGGACCAATGGAAGCAGGTGAATTAGACGGAAAACATTTGGATTTGATTGATGCTATGGTACAATCTGCCGATGAGAGTGTTTCTGATGCGCAAATAAACCGTATTGAAAACGCTGCGTGCCCCACATGTGGTTCTTGTTCCGGCATGTTTACTGCCAATTCTATGAACTGTTTAAATGAAGCTATTGGCTTAGCGCTACCGGGAAATGGAACTATTGTTGCAACACACTCCAACCGGGAAAAATTATTTATGGATGCTGCTAAATTAATTGTAGAAAACGCTTACAAATATTATAGGGATGGAGATGAAAGCGTTTTACCAAGAAGCATAGCTACGCGTGAAGCATTTTTGAATGCCATGACATTAGATATTGCAATGGGCGGTTCTACCAATACCGTTTTACATATCTTAGCTATTGCCAACGAAGCAGAAGTGGATTTTACAATGGACGACATAGATGCACTTTCACGTAAAACGCCTTGTTTATGCAAAGTAGCTCCAAACACACAAAAATACCATATACAAGATGTGAATAGAGCTGGAGGAATTTTGGGAATTCTCAATGAATTGAAAAAAAGCAATTTATTAAATACATCTGTTTATAGAATTGACGGATTAAATTTAAGAGAAGCCCTCGAAAAATATGATATAACGAAAATTGAAATTGATTCCAATGCTGAAAGCATATATAAAAGCGCTCCTGCTAACAAGTTTAACCTAAAAATGGGTTCGCAAAACTCACAATATAAAACACTTGATACCGATCGTGAGAACGGTTGTATTCGCGATATGGAACACGCATACACCAAAGATGGTGGGCTTGCTATTTTGAAAGGAAACATAGCGCAAAACGGTTGCGTTGTTAAAACAGCCGGAGTAGATGAAAATATTTGGAAATTCACCGGAAAAGCAGTAGTATTCACATCACAAGATAGCGCGATTGAAGGAATTCTAAAAGGGGAAGTTGTTTCAGGTGATGTGGTTGTAATAACACACGAAGGACCAAAAGGAGGACCAGGAATGCAGGAAATGCTCTACCCTACCTCCTACATCAAATCTCGTCATCTGGGAAAAGAATGTGCTTTAATTACCGACGGACGTTTTTCCGGAGGAACTTCGGGGCTTTCTATAGGTCATGTTTCACCGGAAGCAGCTGCGGGAGGAAATATCGGATTAATTCAAGACGGAGATACTATTGAAATTGATATTCCAAATCGCTCAATTAATGTAAAATTAAGTGATGAAGAATTAATTCGACGCAGAAATGCCGAATTGGCAAGAGGAAAAGAAGCTTTTACTCCAAAGGACAGAAACCGACAAGTATCTAAAGCATTGCGTGCTTATGCAAGTATAGTAAGTTCAGCAGATAAAGGAGCGATAAGAGAAATTTAA
- the ilvI gene encoding acetolactate synthase III, large subunit (Evidence 2a : Function from experimental evidences in other organisms; PubMedId : 3891724, 6308579, 9298646; Product type e : enzyme) yields MNKTLNGAHALMQALIHEGVDTIFGYPGGAIMPVFDALYDYHEKINHILTRHEQGATHAAQGYARVSGKVGVCLVTSGPAATNAITGIADALLDSTPLVVVTGQVGASLLGTDAFQEIDVVGITQPITKWAYQIRKAEDVAWAVARAFYIARSGRPGPVVLDFAKSAQVETIDFKYKSCKFIRSYNAIPEIQEEQINVAAELINQSKKPYALVGQGVILANAEKELIEFLEKADIPAASTLLGLSAIPTDFRLNKGFLGMHGNVAPNMKTNECDVLIAIGMRFDDRVTGDLKTYAKQAKIVHLDIDPSEIGKNVAVDAPVLGSAKDSLKALTKKINKAKHTEWIESFDEYDKKEQDAVINKELFPASGEITMGEVIHKITEATDNDAVVVTDVGQNQMMAARYFKYKHSRSIVTSGGLGTMGFGLPAAIGAKMGASERTVCLFTGDGGFQMTIQELGTIMQENVGVKMIVLDNRFLGMVRQWQELFFDERYSFTHMKNPDFVAIAKAYNIDGKLVTKREELNDAIADMLKDDKPYLLVVEVEQKGMVYPMVPAGTCVTNIMLGE; encoded by the coding sequence ATGAATAAAACACTAAACGGCGCACACGCACTTATGCAAGCGCTTATACACGAAGGGGTTGATACAATATTCGGATATCCTGGCGGTGCAATTATGCCTGTTTTCGATGCATTGTACGACTATCACGAAAAAATTAATCACATTCTTACACGTCACGAACAAGGCGCAACCCACGCAGCACAAGGTTACGCACGCGTATCAGGAAAAGTGGGAGTTTGTTTGGTAACATCCGGTCCGGCTGCTACTAATGCTATAACCGGAATTGCCGATGCATTGCTTGACAGCACACCGCTTGTGGTAGTTACCGGACAAGTTGGAGCATCTTTGTTAGGCACGGATGCTTTTCAGGAAATAGATGTGGTGGGAATTACCCAGCCAATTACCAAATGGGCTTATCAAATCCGCAAAGCGGAAGATGTTGCTTGGGCAGTAGCGCGTGCATTTTATATTGCAAGAAGTGGACGTCCCGGTCCTGTTGTACTTGATTTTGCCAAAAGCGCACAAGTGGAAACTATTGATTTCAAGTATAAATCCTGTAAATTTATCCGCAGTTATAATGCTATTCCTGAAATTCAAGAAGAACAAATCAATGTAGCAGCAGAATTAATTAATCAGTCCAAAAAACCGTATGCTCTTGTAGGACAAGGTGTTATTTTGGCAAATGCTGAAAAAGAATTAATTGAATTTCTTGAAAAAGCCGATATTCCCGCAGCCTCCACTTTGCTCGGGCTTTCTGCAATACCTACTGATTTTCGATTAAACAAAGGATTTCTTGGAATGCACGGAAATGTTGCTCCAAATATGAAAACGAATGAGTGTGATGTACTTATTGCTATCGGTATGCGCTTTGATGACCGCGTTACAGGAGATTTGAAAACATACGCAAAACAAGCAAAAATCGTTCATTTAGATATCGATCCATCTGAAATTGGCAAAAATGTTGCAGTAGATGCTCCCGTATTAGGTTCTGCTAAAGACAGCTTAAAAGCATTAACAAAAAAAATAAATAAAGCCAAACACACCGAATGGATTGAAAGTTTTGATGAATATGACAAGAAAGAGCAAGACGCAGTTATCAATAAAGAACTTTTCCCTGCATCGGGAGAAATTACAATGGGAGAAGTAATTCATAAAATTACAGAAGCCACAGACAACGACGCTGTTGTTGTTACTGATGTAGGACAAAACCAAATGATGGCAGCGCGTTATTTCAAATACAAACATTCTCGCAGTATAGTAACCTCAGGAGGGTTAGGAACAATGGGATTTGGACTTCCGGCAGCTATCGGCGCTAAAATGGGCGCTTCTGAACGTACTGTTTGTCTATTTACCGGCGATGGCGGTTTTCAAATGACAATTCAGGAATTGGGAACTATTATGCAGGAAAATGTAGGTGTAAAAATGATTGTATTAGATAATCGTTTTCTTGGAATGGTTCGTCAATGGCAGGAACTTTTCTTTGATGAAAGATATTCATTTACACATATGAAAAACCCTGATTTTGTTGCTATTGCAAAAGCATATAACATTGACGGCAAACTTGTTACAAAACGTGAAGAACTGAATGATGCCATTGCCGACATGCTTAAAGATGATAAACCATATCTATTAGTGGTGGAAGTGGAACAAAAAGGAATGGTATATCCAATGGTGCCAGCCGGAACATGTGTAACCAATATAATGTTAGGAGAATAA
- a CDS encoding Acetolactate synthase, small subunit, with protein METKLYTITVFSENTVGILNQITVIFTRRALNIETLSVSPSALEGIHKFTITLNSTQDMVEKVVKQIDKRVDILKAYYNTDEDLVHQELAMYKLATDKVLEHGSVEYFIRKYNIRVLEISNDCTVFLKAGHYAETQELFNELSKTIGVLQFIRSGRVAITRSKVERLSDMLDNMRKIEEKHQ; from the coding sequence ATGGAAACAAAATTATATACTATCACGGTTTTCTCTGAAAACACAGTCGGTATTCTAAACCAAATAACTGTAATATTTACACGCCGTGCATTAAACATTGAAACCCTTTCGGTTTCTCCATCAGCATTGGAGGGAATACATAAGTTTACCATTACGCTTAATTCTACTCAAGATATGGTAGAAAAAGTAGTAAAACAAATTGATAAACGTGTGGATATACTCAAAGCATATTACAATACAGACGAAGACCTTGTGCATCAAGAACTTGCAATGTATAAATTAGCTACAGATAAGGTTTTGGAACACGGTTCTGTAGAATATTTTATAAGAAAATATAACATTCGCGTTTTAGAAATATCAAACGATTGTACTGTTTTTCTAAAAGCCGGACATTACGCTGAGACACAAGAACTTTTCAATGAATTAAGTAAAACTATTGGAGTTTTGCAATTTATCCGTTCAGGGCGCGTAGCTATTACCCGCTCTAAAGTAGAACGCCTCAGCGATATGCTTGATAACATGCGAAAAATTGAAGAAAAACATCAATGA
- a CDS encoding Acyl-ACP thioesterase, with product MRGQSKFQIAPQTVDFQGQITIGALVDLILTTAGNNADENGFGIRDLQKLNCTWVLSRLAVEMEYMPKQYEWIYIDTWIDEVYKLNTTRNFQIRNSENKIIGQAVSLWVMINFETRRPVELEKLGSIHHHAEHIHVNIAAPLKLDIVNSTPKKSFSVCYSDIDINQHVNTVKYIQWMSDCLSLDFYKQNQLERFDVNFINEVVFGDNIEVYQQEIEENDFHFEISKEEKTACRGRLKFKSLSTKEIKN from the coding sequence ATGAGAGGGCAAAGCAAATTTCAAATAGCTCCACAAACAGTTGATTTTCAAGGACAAATTACCATTGGTGCGTTGGTAGACTTAATTCTTACCACTGCAGGGAACAATGCTGATGAAAATGGTTTTGGTATCAGAGATTTACAAAAACTGAATTGCACTTGGGTATTATCACGTTTGGCGGTAGAAATGGAATATATGCCCAAACAATATGAATGGATTTACATTGACACGTGGATTGATGAAGTATATAAACTGAATACGACTCGTAATTTTCAAATTCGGAACAGTGAAAATAAAATCATCGGACAAGCTGTTTCGCTTTGGGTAATGATCAACTTTGAAACACGCAGACCTGTAGAATTAGAAAAACTGGGAAGTATTCATCATCACGCAGAGCATATACACGTTAATATTGCTGCGCCGCTAAAACTGGATATTGTAAATAGTACTCCAAAAAAATCTTTTTCAGTATGTTACAGCGATATTGACATTAATCAACATGTAAACACTGTAAAATATATTCAATGGATGTCCGATTGTCTTTCGCTTGATTTTTACAAACAAAACCAATTGGAACGATTTGATGTAAATTTTATAAATGAAGTTGTTTTTGGAGATAATATTGAGGTTTATCAACAAGAAATAGAAGAAAACGATTTTCATTTTGAAATTTCAAAAGAAGAAAAAACAGCTTGTAGAGGAAGATTGAAGTTCAAAAGTTTGAGCACAAAAGAAATTAAAAATTAA
- the ilvC gene encoding Ketol-acid reductoisomerase yields the protein MNFGGMDENVVTRNEFPLEKAREVLKNEVIAVIGYGVQGPGQSLNLKDNGFNVIVGQRKGGKTWDKAVADGWIPGESLFDIEEACEKATIIQYLLSDAAQIEVWPRIKPYLTAGKALYFSHGFGITYKERTGIIPPADVDVILVAPKGSGTSLRRMFLQGRGLNSSYAIFQDATGRAKERVIALGIGVGSGYLFETTFKREVYSDLTGERGTLMGAIQGLLLAQYEVLRENGHTPSEAFNETVEELTQSLMPLFAENGMDWMYANCSTTAQRGALDWMGPFHDATKPVFEKLYKEVASGNEAQRSIDTNSKPDYREGLEKELKELRESEMWQAGAVVRKLRPENN from the coding sequence ATGAATTTTGGCGGGATGGACGAAAACGTTGTTACCCGCAATGAATTTCCACTGGAAAAAGCACGTGAAGTATTAAAAAATGAAGTAATCGCTGTAATCGGTTACGGCGTTCAAGGTCCCGGACAATCACTTAACCTGAAAGATAACGGATTTAATGTAATTGTAGGACAACGCAAAGGTGGTAAAACTTGGGACAAAGCTGTCGCTGACGGCTGGATTCCGGGTGAAAGTCTGTTTGACATTGAAGAAGCTTGCGAAAAAGCAACCATTATTCAATATTTGCTTTCAGATGCGGCACAAATTGAAGTTTGGCCCCGCATTAAACCTTATCTTACGGCAGGAAAAGCGCTTTATTTTTCACACGGTTTCGGCATCACGTATAAAGAACGTACGGGAATTATTCCACCGGCAGATGTTGACGTAATTTTAGTTGCTCCAAAAGGTTCCGGAACTTCATTGAGAAGAATGTTTTTGCAAGGACGCGGTTTAAATTCATCCTATGCGATATTTCAAGATGCTACCGGACGTGCTAAAGAACGTGTTATTGCACTTGGTATCGGTGTGGGTTCCGGATATTTGTTTGAAACTACTTTTAAACGTGAAGTGTACTCTGATTTAACCGGCGAACGCGGAACATTGATGGGCGCTATTCAAGGATTACTTTTGGCACAATATGAAGTTCTTCGCGAAAACGGACATACTCCATCGGAAGCATTCAATGAAACGGTAGAAGAACTGACTCAATCGTTGATGCCTCTTTTTGCTGAAAACGGTATGGACTGGATGTATGCAAACTGTTCCACAACGGCACAGCGAGGCGCTTTGGATTGGATGGGACCTTTCCACGATGCAACAAAACCTGTGTTTGAAAAACTATATAAAGAAGTTGCCAGCGGAAACGAAGCTCAACGTTCCATTGATACCAATTCCAAACCTGACTATCGCGAAGGGTTGGAAAAAGAACTGAAAGAACTCCGTGAAAGTGAAATGTGGCAAGCAGGAGCTGTTGTACGTAAACTGAGGCCGGAAAATAATTAG
- the talB gene encoding transaldolase B (Evidence 2a : Function from experimental evidences in other organisms; PubMedId : 11298760, 7592346, 8332529, 8805555, 9007983, 9298646; Product type e : enzyme), giving the protein MNLLEQLKLYTQVVADTGDFASIEVYKPVDATTNPSLIYAASQDEKYKHLIDDAIYYAKKMSSEKSIQLSKAMDKLAVNFGLEILKIVPNRVSTEVDARLSFNTEDTIKKAREIIALYEEQNIPRERILIKIASTWEGIRAAETLEKEGIHCNLTLLFSKAQAIACAEANVRLISPFVGRILDWYKKERGVNEIPQSEDPGVLSVTSIYNYYKKFGYQTQVMGASFRNIGEIIELAGCDLLTISPKLLQELENTGNTLIQKLSMEKATQSEEKKIEMDEKTFRWMMNEDAMATEKLAEGIRNFTKDLLKLEKQIAEMI; this is encoded by the coding sequence ATGAACTTACTGGAACAATTAAAATTATACACACAAGTAGTAGCCGATACCGGCGATTTTGCTTCGATTGAAGTTTACAAACCGGTTGATGCCACGACCAATCCGTCTTTAATATACGCTGCTTCACAGGATGAAAAGTACAAGCATTTAATTGATGATGCTATCTATTATGCTAAAAAAATGTCTTCTGAAAAATCAATTCAGCTTTCAAAAGCAATGGATAAATTGGCGGTAAATTTTGGCTTGGAAATTCTAAAAATCGTTCCAAACAGAGTTTCTACCGAAGTAGATGCACGACTTTCTTTTAACACGGAAGACACCATAAAAAAAGCAAGAGAAATAATTGCTTTGTACGAAGAACAAAATATTCCTCGTGAAAGAATTTTAATAAAAATCGCTTCCACCTGGGAAGGAATTCGTGCCGCAGAGACTCTCGAAAAAGAAGGAATTCATTGTAACCTGACATTGCTTTTTTCTAAAGCGCAAGCCATTGCGTGTGCCGAAGCCAATGTAAGACTAATTTCTCCTTTTGTGGGAAGAATTTTAGATTGGTACAAAAAGGAACGCGGAGTAAATGAAATACCGCAATCGGAAGATCCCGGAGTACTTTCTGTTACAAGCATTTATAATTATTACAAAAAATTTGGTTATCAAACACAGGTTATGGGAGCCAGTTTCCGTAATATTGGTGAAATTATTGAACTTGCCGGATGCGATTTATTAACCATTTCACCTAAGTTATTGCAAGAACTGGAAAATACTGGAAACACGCTTATTCAGAAATTAAGCATGGAAAAAGCAACGCAATCCGAGGAAAAAAAGATTGAAATGGACGAAAAAACATTCCGTTGGATGATGAATGAAGACGCAATGGCAACAGAAAAATTGGCTGAAGGAATACGGAATTTTACTAAAGATTTACTTAAATTGGAAAAACAAATTGCCGAAATGATTTAA
- a CDS encoding conserved exported hypothetical protein (Evidence 4 : Unknown function but conserved in other organisms) — protein MKKDLFLPLLLAIVPLFSYSQTDDDNVIINSAIENYDFSQKGNNVIITKYTDAEYIATKKGDEVPVAEFYDKQSEIVKADVDGSAARPYYGHLDNDEVFYSDTKICYYALPFKYKNKSIKVQFKKIIKDPRYFGTVYFADPYFIKSKIVKFNVPEWLELDIIEKNFNGNIVKDKVQNGKFTVYKYIITSQKATKTEPNMLGRSYIYPHLLVRMKSAKLKDKTERYFDTLDDQYAWYKMIIDSLKTDKEAIKSKSDEIIAGSKTDMEKVTKLLSWVQDNIRYIAFEDGIAAFKPDEAQEVIRKKYGDCKGMANLTKELLTAQGFDAHLTWLGTSHLAYDYSTPSLVVDNHMICTLFYNGKTYFLDPTIDYLLPGEYPHTIQGRQALIQNGDKYILKRIPEFQPIFNKDSLYCEYKIEDGKLIGKTNYNFFGESKFKILSIYHHTPKDKRELMLKSFFEKNNVLDKMENIDVSGLENNAESVNIKFDVTNQSTIQPVNNEIYLGLDIDKDMNELTFDTLKRVNDFLFTYKHNIVRHIVLNVPQNYTVTYKPTDFEIDNSKYHFSIHYTEEKGKITYDKKIIIKDLLIKKDEFKKWNNDIKNLNKAFLEQIVLTKKQIINT, from the coding sequence ATGAAAAAAGACCTTTTCCTTCCTCTCCTGCTTGCAATAGTACCTTTATTTTCTTACTCACAAACCGATGACGACAATGTTATAATCAATTCTGCCATTGAAAATTACGATTTTAGTCAAAAAGGCAACAATGTTATAATAACAAAATACACCGATGCAGAATATATTGCCACTAAAAAAGGAGATGAAGTTCCTGTGGCTGAATTTTACGACAAGCAATCCGAGATTGTAAAGGCTGACGTGGATGGTTCTGCAGCACGACCTTATTATGGACATTTAGATAATGATGAGGTTTTTTATAGCGATACTAAAATATGTTATTATGCGCTCCCTTTCAAGTATAAAAACAAAAGCATAAAAGTACAATTTAAAAAAATTATTAAAGACCCACGATATTTTGGAACAGTATATTTTGCTGATCCCTATTTTATTAAATCCAAAATCGTAAAATTTAATGTACCAGAATGGCTCGAATTGGACATAATAGAAAAAAACTTTAACGGAAACATTGTAAAAGATAAAGTTCAAAATGGTAAGTTTACAGTATATAAATATATCATAACTTCTCAAAAAGCCACCAAAACAGAACCTAATATGTTAGGTCGCTCCTACATTTACCCTCACCTACTTGTAAGAATGAAATCTGCAAAATTGAAAGATAAAACCGAACGTTATTTTGATACGTTGGACGATCAATACGCGTGGTATAAAATGATTATCGATTCGTTAAAAACAGATAAAGAAGCTATAAAATCCAAATCCGATGAGATTATTGCCGGAAGTAAAACAGATATGGAAAAAGTTACTAAGTTACTTTCATGGGTACAGGATAATATTCGTTACATTGCTTTTGAAGATGGAATTGCTGCATTTAAACCCGATGAAGCACAGGAAGTTATCCGTAAAAAATACGGTGATTGCAAAGGAATGGCAAATCTTACCAAAGAACTCCTTACTGCTCAAGGATTTGATGCACATCTTACATGGCTGGGAACAAGCCATTTAGCTTATGACTACAGCACACCATCACTCGTGGTTGATAATCATATGATATGTACACTTTTTTATAATGGAAAAACTTATTTTCTAGACCCAACCATAGATTATTTACTACCTGGCGAATATCCGCATACCATTCAGGGAAGGCAAGCGCTAATACAAAACGGAGACAAATATATATTGAAACGTATTCCTGAATTTCAGCCAATATTCAACAAAGACAGTTTATATTGCGAATATAAAATTGAAGACGGAAAATTAATTGGAAAAACAAATTACAACTTCTTTGGAGAGTCTAAATTCAAAATACTCAGTATTTACCACCATACTCCAAAAGATAAAAGAGAACTAATGTTAAAGTCTTTTTTCGAGAAAAATAATGTGCTTGATAAAATGGAAAACATTGATGTTTCAGGGCTTGAAAATAATGCAGAATCGGTAAACATCAAATTTGATGTTACTAATCAATCCACCATTCAACCTGTAAACAACGAAATTTATCTTGGATTGGATATTGACAAAGATATGAATGAACTCACGTTTGACACATTAAAACGCGTAAACGATTTTCTTTTTACATACAAACACAACATTGTGCGGCACATTGTGCTGAATGTTCCTCAAAATTACACGGTAACATACAAACCAACCGATTTTGAAATAGACAATTCTAAATATCATTTTTCTATTCATTACACCGAAGAAAAAGGAAAAATCACCTACGATAAAAAAATAATTATCAAGGATTTACTCATAAAAAAAGACGAGTTCAAAAAATGGAACAACGATATAAAAAATCTGAACAAAGCCTTTTTGGAACAAATTGTATTAACAAAAAAGCAAATAATAAACACATGA